CGGCAGAAGCTCAACTTCACGATGGACGGGCTCCACGCCGCCGAGCAGGCGATCGATCGCATCCGCAACACCCTGCGCCGGCTCGACAACACCCCCGCCGCCGACGGCACGGGCGACCTCGACGCCGCAGCCGTCATCGACTTTCACGACCAGTTCGAGGGCGCCATCGGCGACGACCTGAACACCGCGCGCGCCCTCGCAGCACTCCACGGCCTCCTCCGCCACGTCAACACCGCCCTCGACGGCGGGGGCGTCTCGGAAGAGATTCGATCGCTCCTCCAGCGGGCGTTCGACGACGCCGACTCGGTGCTCGGGATCTTTCCCGACACCGCCGATGAAACCGACGACGACGATGAGATCCAGCGCCTGGTCGACGAGCGGACGGCGGCCCGCGAGGCGCGCGATTTCGGCCGTGCGGACGAGCTCCGTGACCGCCTCACCGAGATGGGAATCGTCGTCGAGGACACCCCGCACGGGGCGGTGTGGCACAGGAAGAATTAGGAATTAGGAATTAGGAATTAGGAATTTCCACCCACCCGCCCGCGGATTTGGGATTTGGGATTTGGGATTTCGCACCCAACCCCCCCAGGGACGTGAACGCGAAGGATCTGCAGGGGCGCCATATATGGCGCCCTTGATCGTTCAATTGGAATTCATAGATCAAGGGCGGGATATATCCCGCCCCTACAATCCCTTCGCATCCACGCCACCGGAGGCGGAGAGGAATTCCTCATCCCGAATTCGACCTCGTGCGTCTAACGCACGAGGTCGCTCGGTTTGACCAGGTCTGCGCCACGCTTCGACAGCCCCGGGAGGTCTTCGAAGAGCACCTCGACGGTCGTCTTGTCGAGGTGACCGATGGCGATGATCTCACCCTCCATCCGCGACCGGCGAACCGCCTCGGCGAGCTGCTTGCGGATGGCCGCGGGCGATCGCGTGTTGTCGAGAAAAACGTGTCGCCTGTTGGTCGGCACCTTCTGCAGGCGGGCGGCCTCCTCGGCCACCGTTCGAGCCGTCGTTCGCGAGTCGATGAACGCCATGCCACGCGCCTTGAGCTCCTGCATGATCCAGGTCATCGTCTTGAGGTCAGCGGTCACCTTTGATCCCATGTGATTGTTGACACCGACCGCGTGCGGGATGTTGTTGAGGGCGTCATGCACCGCGCTCCTCAGCTCCTGGGAGTTCATCGACATCAGAATCGCACCAGGCCCGGGATTGTCCTCGGGATAGTTGTCCGGCTCCATCGGCAGGTGGAGCCAGATCTCGTGCCCGGCGTCAAAAAGGGCATTTGCCGTCTCCGCGGAATGCGGAAGAAACGGCAGAATCGCGAAACCGACCTCGGCCGGCAGGACAGCCGCGGCCGGGACCAGATCGAGGCTCTGGCCGCCGTCATCGAGCAGAATCGCCAGGCGGCCACGCGCGTCGGGCGCCGGCTCGGGCCTCTTGGTCGGCGTCGGCACAGCGGTCGGTTCGGCCGTCGGAACAGCGGTCGGAAACGCCTCCTTCACCACCAGGTCGAGGTCGAAGGCCTCGACCTCCATACCGACCCGCAGTCGCACGTGTTCAGAGCCCAAATCCTCCGGGCGGGAAAACTCCGCACCTCGCGCGGCAGCCTCGATCTCGAGATCACCGATGAAGCCGTCCCGTGCGGGGCGACTCGGAAAGGAGATATTCCAGGTCCGCACGAAGATCTCTCCGACCTTGCGGATCGGATCGTCGGCCGCAATGTCGGCAGCTGCGACGCCCCGACCCTCGGCCAGCTCCCGCAGGCGGTCTTCGAACGGCACCGCCCCCTTCTCGCCGCGGCCACTACCCAGGAACCAGATCGCGGCGAGGAACGCGACAACCGCAGCCACAACGACTGCCGTCGTTACCCAGGGCTGGATTTCGTTCTTGCTGCTCTTTTTCTTCTTTTTACCGGCTGGCAAGGTGTACCGTCCCACGGCTGAACGAGCTATCGATCCGAATGACCATCGATCACGCGGCCTTCTCGAGGCCCTCGGCAAGGAGCTCGAGCGCACGATCGAGCACCGGGTCATCCTCCGAGTCGGGTTCCGCCGCCTCGACCACCTCGTTCGGTTCGATACCGTTGCCGCTGATGGTCTCGTCGTCCGGTCGCAGCCACAGGCCGACCGGCATCCACACGGCCACGTCGCCATCGCGAACGAGGCTCATGTACGGCGCGTTTCCCAGGGTGCGGCTTCCAACCACGATCGCCCCGCCGCCTTGCAGCGCGCCGGCCAGGATCTCGCCCACACCTTCGGTCTGCTGGCTGACGAGGACCATCGGCGGTGCGTCCAGTGCCGCTGCCTCATCGGCCTCGTACAGCCGCGATCCGGCCCGTCTCCCCTTCCACTCGCCGAGTCTTCCGGCGCGCAGGAAGGAATCGGCCAGCTCGATCGTCGCCGCTTCGAGCCCCCAGTGGAGCTCCCGCAGGTCGAGGATCACGAGGCCGTCATCCGGAATCAGCTCCGCCACGGTTGCCACTGCATCGATCGGTACCGCATCGACCCGGATGATCGTGACGTCGTCACGCTCCTCGGCGGTTGCCGCTCGCAGCTTCCACTCGGCCGGCTCCAGCACCACCTCTCGTCTCTCGTCAACCTCCCGATCGAAGACCGTCAGCTTCACCGGGGTGCCGTTTCTCTCGCGGTCCATCAATTCGAGCCGGATCTGCCACAACGGTCGTCCGCGGCTGTTGACCCCGTCGACCAGCTCGATGACCTCCCAGATCTGGAGACCGGCCGCCTCCGCCGGTGAACCTGGAAAGACAAAGCGAACCGCGGCGGACCCGAGCCTCGACGAGAGCCCCAGACCGAAGGGTGGAGGCGATTCGACCAGCTCCAGATAATCTCCGATCCGCTCGACCGGGAGAACCGCTGCCGATTGGTTCAGGGACTCGACGAGACCCGCGTCGAGCGACAGGGACAACGCCTCCTGGTTGAGCTCGTTCACGTACTCGGTCTCCACCAGATGCACAACCTCGGCGAGGTTGCCGAGCGCCCGGAAGAGCACGTCCTGATTCGACCGGTTGGCCAGCAGGACGCCGGTGAAGAGCATCACCACAACCAGCGAGATTGACAGGAAGATGATGCGAACTCGTTTCATGTTCAGGAGGATCCCCCCTTCAGCTGGAGCCACCGCCTCGGGTCCTCCGGCTTTTCTGCAACACGGAATTCGAGGTAGATATTGCCACCTTCCTTGGGTGGCGACGCAAGGCCGAGGCGCATCCCCATCGTCACGGATTGATCGACGCGCACGTGGATTGTACCAAGGCCGGCGACCAGCGAATACACGCCGTTCCCATGGTCGAGAACGACCATGTTCCCGTAACCCTTGAAATGACGGGCAAATGCGACAACTCCCGGGAAAACCGCGTTGACCGGCGACGAGCTCGGGGCGTTGAACCGGACACCGTTGCACATCGTGTAGGCGGAATACTGAGCCAGCTTCTGGCGGCCGAAACCCTGGACAATCGGGCCATCCACCGGCCACGGAAGGGCGCCGCGGTAGGCACGGATGTCCTCGTTCCCGGTAAACCGCTGCCGAGAGGCGAGCACGCCGACCAGGCGCTCGAGGGAGGCCTCTCGCTCGCGCAGATCCGCGAGCGAGGCGCCGGTCCGCGCACGGCTGCGTTCGAGGCTCGCGAGATGGTTCGCGACACGAGACCGGACGTCTTCCAGGTGTTGACGTCGCTCCTCGAGATCCCGCGCCTCCTCATGCGCCTGATCGAGGGTCCGGCTCAGCTCCGCCAGCCGGACCGTGTGCTGCATCCGGATTTCCCGGTACTCATCGAAGAGACGGGCCTGGCCCGCGGTCAGAACCGACACGGTTCCGATGGCCTCTTCCAGGACACCTCCCCGGTAGGCGTCGATGAAGAGCTGGAGAGGACCGGGTCTGCCGAGCAACATCATCACCTCGAGGTGGCGATCGAGGACCTGCTTCCTCCGGTCGAGATCGGCTGCGAGGGTCTCCGCTTCCATCCGGAGCCGTTCCACCTCACCACCGCTGCGCTCGAGGAGCAGCTCCACCTCATGCACTCGAGCGTCCGCAAGCTCCAACTCGGCGTCCAGCTTCTGCCGCTCCTGTTCGGCGGTCCTCGCCTTGGCCGCAAGGTCGTCGAGGTTTGCCTGGAGCCGACCTATGCGCTGGCGAACCACCGCCAGCTGGTCATCCGTCGGGCTCGCGGCACCCAGGTACGACGGGGCGGGGAAAGCCAGACAGGCGCAGACGAAAAGAGCTCGAGTGAGCCATCTCATGCATGGCATTGTACTATAAATAAAGGAATTACACAGTTACCGCCCACCCACCCACCCCGCATTTCGAATTTCGAACTTCGGATTTCGAAATTCCCGGCCACCCTCCCGGTGTACACGCAGGGTGGAGGGGAATCGAGCATCGAGAATCTAGAAATCTACTGTGTCATCCCGAGCGACGCGCCGAAAGCCTTCCCTTTGTGTCATCCCGAGCGAGCGAAGCGAGCCGAGGGATCTATGGACAATGCAGGACCGCGCTTCTGCCATGCCCACAGAACCTGCCCTGAGCGAGCGAAGCGAGTCGAACGGGTTCCTCCGCTCGCTCACGGTGTTCGCTCGGTCGGAATGACAAAAGGTGGGAGTGCTCTGTTCCCTCGGTCGGATTGCAAGCGCGGAGAGGGTAGGCGGGAAGTCCGAATTCCCAGAGGCGTGGCCGGTTGGGTGGGCAGCATTCCTAATTCCTAATTCCTAATTCCTAATTCCTAATTCCTCATTCCTAATTCCTCATTCCTCATTCCTCATTCCTAATTCCTCATTCCTAATTCCTCATTCCTAATTCCTCATTCCTAATTCCTCATTCCTCATTCCTCATTCCTAATTCCTCACTCCTAATTCCTCACTCCTAATTCGGGCGGGT
This DNA window, taken from Acidobacteriota bacterium, encodes the following:
- a CDS encoding divergent polysaccharide deacetylase family protein yields the protein MPAGKKKKKSSKNEIQPWVTTAVVVAAVVAFLAAIWFLGSGRGEKGAVPFEDRLRELAEGRGVAAADIAADDPIRKVGEIFVRTWNISFPSRPARDGFIGDLEIEAAARGAEFSRPEDLGSEHVRLRVGMEVEAFDLDLVVKEAFPTAVPTAEPTAVPTPTKRPEPAPDARGRLAILLDDGGQSLDLVPAAAVLPAEVGFAILPFLPHSAETANALFDAGHEIWLHLPMEPDNYPEDNPGPGAILMSMNSQELRSAVHDALNNIPHAVGVNNHMGSKVTADLKTMTWIMQELKARGMAFIDSRTTARTVAEEAARLQKVPTNRRHVFLDNTRSPAAIRKQLAEAVRRSRMEGEIIAIGHLDKTTVEVLFEDLPGLSKRGADLVKPSDLVR
- a CDS encoding peptidoglycan DD-metalloendopeptidase family protein; translated protein: MRWLTRALFVCACLAFPAPSYLGAASPTDDQLAVVRQRIGRLQANLDDLAAKARTAEQERQKLDAELELADARVHEVELLLERSGGEVERLRMEAETLAADLDRRKQVLDRHLEVMMLLGRPGPLQLFIDAYRGGVLEEAIGTVSVLTAGQARLFDEYREIRMQHTVRLAELSRTLDQAHEEARDLEERRQHLEDVRSRVANHLASLERSRARTGASLADLREREASLERLVGVLASRQRFTGNEDIRAYRGALPWPVDGPIVQGFGRQKLAQYSAYTMCNGVRFNAPSSSPVNAVFPGVVAFARHFKGYGNMVVLDHGNGVYSLVAGLGTIHVRVDQSVTMGMRLGLASPPKEGGNIYLEFRVAEKPEDPRRWLQLKGGSS